The following proteins come from a genomic window of Henningerozyma blattae CBS 6284 chromosome 4, complete genome:
- the TUM1 gene encoding thiosulfate sulfurtransferase (similar to Saccharomyces cerevisiae YOR251C; ancestral locus Anc_8.691), whose amino-acid sequence MSLFKIINPASFVELLKTTKSQRVIPVDATWFLPNLNRNGFQEFKEIERIPGSIFFDIDSIKDVNSPYSHMLPDLQFFNKSMNKLGVKKDDILVVYDRIGNFSAPRCAWTLGIFGHPSIYLLNNFHIYKDLEHPIETTKVTKESPYPPTEYISTINLKNSEVVSYETMMKLVTSGELSKNYNAFDARSLARFEGKAPEPRPGMPSGHISGVQPLPFTDVLDFANQSYPETKEAMKEKISKACSVLNITIDENKPTIVMCGTGVTSVIIKTALEIAGLQNITVYDGSWTEWVLRSDPKFISKNRD is encoded by the coding sequence ATGTCCTTATTTAAGATCATCAATCCAGCATCATTTGtcgaattattaaaaacaaCTAAATCTCAAAGAGTCATCCCTGTTGATGCAACTTGGTTTCTACCAAATTTGAATAGAAATGGatttcaagaatttaaagaGATTGAAAGGATTCCAGGATCGATATTTTTCGATATTGACTCCATTAAGGATGTTAATTCTCCATATTCCCATATGCTACCAGACTtgcaatttttcaataaatccATGAATAAATTAGGGGTAAAGAAAGATGATATTTTAGTAGTTTATGATAGAATTGGCAATTTTAGTGCACCTCGTTGTGCATGGACTCTAGGAATCTTTGGTCATCcttcaatttatttattgaacaATTTCCATATTTATAAAGATTTGGAACATCCAATTGAAACCACTAAAGTAACAAAGGAATCGCCTTACCCCCCAACTGAATATATCTCAACcattaatttgaaaaattctgaAGTAGTTTCTTATGAAACTATGATGAAATTAGTCACTTCAGGTGAATTAtccaaaaattataatgcTTTCGACGCCAGATCATTGGCTAGATTTGAAGGAAAGGCACCAGAACCAAGGCCTGGTATGCCCTCAGGTCATATTTCTGGTGTTCAGCCATTGCCTTTTACTGATGTACTTGACTTTGCCAACCAAAGCTATCCAGAAACAAAAGAAGCTATGAAGGagaaaatatcaaaagCATGTTCTGTCTTAAACATTACAATTGACGAAAATAAGCCTACAATTGTAATGTGTGGCACTGGTGTTACCAGTGTAATTATAAAAACAGCTTTAGAGATTGCTGGATTACAAAACATTACTGTTTATGACGGGTCTTGGACTGAATGGGTGCTCAGATCCGATCCAAAgtttatttctaaaaatagaGATTGA